The DNA window TCTTTCGGAGGCGTATCTCGAGCGCGGCCATGAAGTCTATGTCATCGACGACCTTTCCACCGGCAGGCTGGAGAACATAAAAGGCCTCCTGAAAAACCCGAGCTTCCATTTCCTCAACGACACCATCCTCAACCGTGAGGCGATGCTCGAATTGACGGGCATCTGCGACGTCGTCGTTCACCTGGCTGCGGCCGTGGGTGTCAAGCTCATCATCGATGAGCCGCTCAAGTCGATTCATACCAACATCGCCGGCACCGAGATCGTCCTGGAACTGGCCAACAAGTTTCGCAAGAAGACGTTTCTGGCCTCAACTTCCGAGATCTACGGCCGGAACTCGAAGGTGCCGCTGTGCGAAGACGACGAGCGCACTTACGGCTCGACTGCGGTCGCGCGCTGGAGCTACGCCGCCACCAAGGCCATGGACGAATTCCTGGCGCTGGCCTATTACCGGACCAAACAGCTTCCCGTGATCGTGGCGCGCTTCTTCAACACGGTCGGCCCTCGCCAGACCGGGCGCTACGGCATGGTGGTTCCCCGATTCGTGGGCCAGGCGCTGCGCAACGAGCCGTTGACCATCTACGGAACCGGCGC is part of the Terriglobia bacterium genome and encodes:
- a CDS encoding GDP-mannose 4,6-dehydratase, producing MKVLITGGAGFIGSYLSEAYLERGHEVYVIDDLSTGRLENIKGLLKNPSFHFLNDTILNREAMLELTGICDVVVHLAAAVGVKLIIDEPLKSIHTNIAGTEIVLELANKFRKKTFLASTSEIYGRNSKVPLCEDDERTYGSTAVARWSYAATKAMDEFLALAYYRTKQLPVIVARFFNTVGPRQTGRYGMVVPRFVGQALRNEPLTIYGTGAQTRTFTYVGDVVQGVMALIDEPRAVGEIFNVGGDEEISINDLANRVKKLTGSSSPIEYIPYERAYQEGFEDMERRVPDVSKLKRTVGYTNTHDLDSMLEKIIEHERTR